The following are encoded in a window of Vibrio azureus genomic DNA:
- a CDS encoding amino acid adenylation domain-containing protein: MNTNNPSLLSMLIGQLSANKNRTAIKKGSLQYTYKDIIKGAWAVSQLLKKIFTEKGQYIGIYTEQDESMYYGVFGALLSNMGYVPLAPEYPDERIEYMISDSGVKVIFTKQKYVDKLRNFIDDDTHIIILEQLDFCSSDAFIPELLAQPQEHENSPAYMIYTSGSTGKPKGVAINSHNIANQMQWVSEELKFNNSKTILQKTPMSFDAAQWEILSICCGTTVVLGDSDLYKNPNKIIAEIKQHNVTSLQCVPTLLKALLSYREFYSCDSLVEVYCGGEALTKKLALEFKEHLPNKRLINLYGPTECTINASYLYVDLNKLEHYPEVIPIGTPVSNTEIFICRDSGELVEGHEVGEICISGVQLSPGYHNNKRATTEKFILTQGLNHQAEQLIYKTGDLGFRDNMGNLHFVARKDHQVKVRGYRIELDEVKVAIESHDWVKHAGVIVTENSRTENKEISAYVELNPREAALMDQGLDQSHHVSKNSKKQVKAQLSNPGVRTFSSNERSVKLPGQSETTAQSQKAFARKTYRSFKGEKLDVQDLISLVSRSNQTNKDAGFNHTIEELGSIMRMFGQFHSSERLLPKYSYASPGALYAVQIYVELSDISGIANGVYYYNPIDHLFTLVNTTTKRNQIKIHLVGIRSAISCVYTNNVLEVLEMEAGHIIGMFDDVLSDYGLHASKLYQSSDLASGVITSSDSLYLASFDVITDPKSAHNSPVETYIQANNSKIAQLTSGTYLCMNGDIRFICEKNIRKKDMIAINQRVYNESHFGVSLVVSDESRWDAYIWLGRELQRLQLNKQGIGLMSSGYSSKTGHDLPSCKRMRDILSGENKKVGAFYFAIGGPITKEQIRSQGMKEDLIHSKGPTEILRDDLKRTLPIHMIPNNIAILHTMPLTSNGKVDNNQLKQLALQGENSNNAVITQPENDLQTTLAQIWSSILGYNNVSIDDEFFASGGDSLSGVMLISEINEALGVSLPLQVLFNQCSVRKIEHHIVKCSETTTLRVLPLNQRQGDKKIFCWPGLGGYPMGLKNLAERVDDQFYGVQAYGINENELPYSTIEDMAAEDVKAIKQVQPTGPYYLWGYSFGARVAFETAYQLEKQGEVVKQLALIAPGSPKLNIASHVEEVACYTNHKYLTILYSVFFRKITGSDLEQCLLQVNSKASFIDFVQHHLPEIDTGTIARIVSIVEQTYDFKYSFRELEKRTIKAEISILKSIGDDYAFVDGSDSYYLTTPSVFSLTYDHYQSLSVGGSKEISEILNESSTIYNTINQAS, from the coding sequence ATGAATACTAATAATCCAAGTTTATTATCAATGCTTATTGGCCAACTTTCAGCCAATAAAAATAGGACAGCTATTAAAAAAGGAAGCCTACAATATACATACAAGGATATTATTAAAGGTGCTTGGGCTGTTTCACAACTATTAAAAAAGATATTTACTGAAAAAGGGCAGTATATTGGTATATATACTGAACAGGACGAAAGTATGTATTACGGCGTATTTGGCGCCCTATTATCCAACATGGGATACGTTCCTCTAGCTCCAGAATACCCCGACGAACGTATCGAATATATGATTTCAGATTCTGGTGTAAAGGTCATTTTCACCAAGCAGAAATATGTAGATAAACTTCGCAACTTCATTGATGACGATACACACATCATCATACTAGAACAGCTTGACTTTTGTTCATCAGATGCATTTATTCCTGAACTCCTTGCTCAGCCTCAAGAGCACGAAAACTCGCCAGCTTACATGATTTATACCTCAGGGAGCACAGGAAAGCCTAAAGGTGTTGCTATCAATAGCCATAATATTGCCAATCAGATGCAGTGGGTATCGGAAGAGTTGAAGTTCAATAACAGCAAAACCATCTTGCAAAAAACACCAATGAGTTTTGATGCCGCCCAGTGGGAAATACTGTCCATTTGTTGTGGTACAACCGTCGTTCTTGGTGACTCAGACTTGTATAAGAACCCAAACAAAATTATTGCTGAAATAAAACAGCATAATGTGACATCTCTTCAATGTGTACCAACCCTACTAAAAGCTCTGCTGTCATATCGTGAATTTTATTCATGCGATAGCTTAGTGGAAGTGTATTGTGGCGGAGAAGCACTCACCAAAAAGCTGGCGTTGGAGTTCAAAGAGCATCTACCCAATAAGCGATTGATCAACCTGTATGGTCCAACAGAATGCACGATTAACGCCTCTTATCTTTATGTTGATCTGAATAAGCTAGAGCACTATCCAGAGGTTATTCCGATTGGCACTCCTGTTAGTAATACCGAAATATTCATCTGTCGTGATTCAGGGGAATTGGTCGAAGGCCATGAAGTGGGTGAGATCTGCATCAGCGGGGTTCAGCTATCGCCGGGCTACCATAACAATAAAAGGGCAACTACCGAAAAGTTTATTCTGACTCAAGGCCTAAACCATCAAGCTGAGCAGTTAATCTATAAAACCGGAGATTTAGGTTTTCGCGACAACATGGGTAACCTCCACTTTGTAGCAAGAAAAGATCACCAAGTTAAAGTCAGAGGGTATCGCATCGAGTTGGACGAAGTGAAAGTCGCAATAGAAAGCCATGACTGGGTTAAGCATGCTGGAGTTATTGTTACGGAAAATTCTCGAACGGAAAACAAAGAAATATCAGCCTATGTAGAACTAAATCCAAGAGAAGCTGCGCTAATGGACCAAGGGCTAGACCAAAGCCATCACGTCTCCAAAAACAGCAAAAAGCAAGTCAAAGCCCAGCTGTCTAACCCTGGGGTGAGAACATTTTCATCAAATGAGCGAAGCGTCAAACTGCCCGGTCAATCCGAGACCACAGCGCAGTCACAAAAAGCGTTTGCGAGAAAAACATACCGGAGCTTCAAAGGAGAGAAATTGGACGTTCAAGATTTAATCTCGTTAGTGTCTCGCTCCAATCAGACCAATAAAGACGCTGGATTCAATCACACGATTGAAGAATTAGGATCCATCATGAGGATGTTCGGTCAGTTTCATAGCTCAGAGAGATTACTACCTAAGTATTCTTACGCCTCTCCGGGTGCGCTCTATGCCGTGCAAATCTACGTTGAATTATCTGATATATCGGGAATTGCAAATGGTGTCTATTATTACAACCCAATTGACCACTTATTCACTTTGGTCAATACAACGACTAAACGTAACCAAATAAAAATTCACCTAGTCGGCATTCGTTCGGCCATTTCCTGTGTATATACAAACAATGTCCTTGAAGTGTTGGAAATGGAAGCCGGTCATATCATAGGCATGTTTGATGATGTCTTATCTGACTACGGCTTGCATGCTTCAAAGTTGTACCAATCCAGTGACCTTGCCAGTGGAGTGATCACAAGCAGCGACTCGTTGTACCTGGCGAGTTTTGATGTCATTACTGACCCCAAAAGCGCTCACAATTCTCCTGTAGAAACGTACATTCAAGCTAACAACTCAAAAATTGCCCAACTAACGTCTGGAACATACCTCTGCATGAATGGTGATATTAGATTTATCTGCGAAAAAAACATTCGCAAGAAAGACATGATAGCCATCAATCAAAGAGTCTACAACGAGTCTCATTTTGGTGTGTCGTTAGTGGTCTCCGATGAAAGCCGTTGGGATGCGTATATATGGCTCGGCCGTGAGCTACAAAGGCTGCAACTAAACAAACAAGGAATAGGTTTGATGTCGTCTGGCTACAGCTCTAAAACAGGTCATGACCTCCCTTCTTGTAAGCGAATGAGAGACATACTCAGTGGCGAAAACAAAAAGGTCGGCGCATTCTATTTCGCCATTGGCGGTCCTATCACCAAAGAGCAAATTCGTTCACAAGGTATGAAGGAAGATCTCATTCACTCAAAAGGCCCAACTGAAATCCTCAGAGATGACTTAAAGAGAACGCTCCCTATCCATATGATTCCAAATAATATTGCTATCTTGCATACCATGCCACTTACCTCAAATGGTAAAGTGGATAATAACCAGCTCAAACAACTCGCTCTTCAAGGGGAAAATAGTAACAATGCGGTCATTACTCAGCCAGAAAACGATCTACAAACCACACTGGCGCAAATTTGGTCATCAATTTTAGGATACAACAATGTCTCAATAGACGATGAGTTTTTTGCCTCTGGCGGGGACTCACTCAGTGGCGTCATGTTGATATCTGAGATCAATGAGGCTTTGGGTGTTTCCCTACCTCTCCAAGTCCTGTTTAATCAATGCAGCGTAAGAAAAATTGAACATCATATTGTAAAATGCAGTGAAACAACAACGCTTAGAGTTTTGCCATTAAATCAACGACAAGGTGATAAAAAAATATTCTGCTGGCCAGGCCTAGGAGGTTACCCAATGGGGCTTAAGAACCTAGCAGAAAGAGTTGATGACCAATTTTATGGCGTTCAAGCCTATGGGATTAATGAAAATGAGCTGCCTTACTCGACCATAGAGGATATGGCCGCTGAAGACGTTAAAGCAATTAAACAAGTGCAGCCTACAGGCCCATATTATCTTTGGGGATACTCTTTTGGTGCTAGGGTTGCGTTTGAAACGGCCTACCAACTGGAAAAACAAGGAGAGGTAGTAAAACAACTCGCTCTCATCGCGCCTGGCTCACCAAAACTCAATATTGCATCTCATGTAGAGGAAGTAGCCTGCTATACCAATCACAAATACCTCACAATATTGTATTCCGTTTTCTTTAGAAAAATTACAGGTAGTGATCTTGAACAGTGCTTATTACAGGTGAATAGCAAAGCATCATTTATCGATTTTGTTCAACATCACCTACCGGAAATAGACACAGGTACAATCGCGCGTATTGTTTCCATTGTTGAACAAACCTATGATTTTAAATACAGCTTTAGAGAGTTAGAGAAACGAACCATCAAGGCTGAGATTTCTATATTAAAGTCCATTGGTGACGATTATGCATTTGTTGATGGTAGTGATAGCTACTATTTGACAACACCAAGCGTATTCAGCTTAACCTATGATCATTACCAATCGCTGTCTGTTGGTGGCTCTAAAGAAATATCAGAAATCCTCAATGAATCCAGCACTATTTACAACACCATTAACCAAGCTTCATAA
- a CDS encoding cupin domain-containing protein, giving the protein MSSVVKYLIDKFNLRPHPEGGYFSENYRSEEILNCPPKGLVAKTGHDSNLLIV; this is encoded by the coding sequence ATGTCTTCAGTAGTTAAATATTTAATTGACAAGTTCAACTTAAGACCACACCCAGAAGGGGGGTATTTTTCTGAGAATTATCGTTCAGAAGAAATATTAAACTGCCCACCAAAGGGGCTTGTTGCAAAAACCGGTCATGACTCCAACCTGTTGATTGTGTGA
- a CDS encoding IS1 family transposase (programmed frameshift), whose translation MATIQVNCRFCNQSEPVRKHGIGAAGFQRFRCLDCKRSFQLDYAYEAYKPWVKEQIVDMAMNSSGVRETARVLKVGYNTVLRTLKKLTPKQVTTIPFDFANIELICEVDEQWSFVAKKKNQRWLWYAWEPRYKRVIAHAFGKRDTDTFNELQRLLSKFTIPFYCTDDYSVYSSSLPKEKHIIGKRYTQRIERTNLTLRSRIKRLARKTIGFSKSEEMHDKVIGTFIEREYYT comes from the exons ATGGCTACCATTCAAGTAAACTGTCGCTTTTGTAATCAAAGCGAGCCTGTACGGAAACATGGTATAGGGGCTGCTGGCTTTCAGCGATTTCGTTGCCTTGATTGCAAGCGTTCATTCCAACTCGATTATGCCTACGAAGCCTACAAGCCATGGGTTAAAGAACAAATCGTAGATATGGCTATGAATAGCTCTGGTGTTAGAGAAACCGCACGTGTATTAAAGGTGGGATATAACACCGTACTACGCACTTTA AAAAAGCTCACGCCAAAACAAGTCACAACGATACCTTTTGACTTCGCCAATATTGAATTGATATGCGAAGTGGACGAGCAATGGTCATTTGTTGCTAAGAAGAAAAATCAACGTTGGCTTTGGTACGCATGGGAACCTCGATATAAACGTGTGATTGCTCATGCTTTTGGGAAAAGAGATACCGATACCTTTAATGAGCTACAACGGCTATTATCAAAATTCACAATCCCATTTTATTGCACCGATGACTATAGCGTGTACTCATCGAGTCTCCCGAAAGAGAAACATATCATTGGAAAACGATACACCCAAAGGATAGAAAGAACCAACCTTACACTCAGATCTCGTATTAAGCGTCTAGCCAGGAAAACCATTGGTTTCTCTAAATCAGAAGAAATGCACGATAAGGTTATCGGCACCTTTATTGAACGAGAATATTACACTTAA